A window from Limanda limanda chromosome 14, fLimLim1.1, whole genome shotgun sequence encodes these proteins:
- the LOC133019858 gene encoding UDP-glucuronosyltransferase 2C1-like codes for MPLSRVFGIMVLLSVGLISFPPPCHGGNILVFPIDGSHWINMKLLLEELHARGHSLTVIRGSNSWCIPEESPLYTSITFQTDESMSNVFYEYLQEQMKVLREGASILTSIKITKDFLSMMTQVHSNWYGAISQLLDDKNMVKRLRDAQYDLVLTDPGIAPGVLLAKYLKLPLVLNVRWIPGGDGQFAIAPSPLSYIPVPGSGLTYKMNFMQRIKNLFFYGIILFQNKFLIGPIFDVACSKYIEGECDIMSMLQDADIWLFRSDFVFDFPRPTMLNVIYIGGFQCKPAQPLPADLEQFVQSAGEHGVIIMTLGTLVNALPKEAADEIASVFAKMPQKVIWRHKGERPSTLGNNTLIVDWMPQRDLLGHPQTKVFVAHGGTNGVQEAIYHGVPVVGIPLFFDQFDNLVRLKERGAAKIIELGELNGQSFEQVLQEVLLQDSYRQNMQRLSSLHRDQAIAPMDQAIFWVEYVIRHKGAAHLRTEAYKMPWYSYYSLDVLLVLLTAAAALLLFTVAVFWLLCCRNRRKAKAE; via the exons ATGCCCCTGTCTCGTGTTTTTGGAATCATGGTTCTCCTCAGTGTTGGTCTGATTTCCTTCCCCCCTCCTTGCCACGGAGGGAACATTCTGGTGTTCCCCATTGACGGCAGCCACTGGATCAACATGAAGCTCCTGCTGGAGGAGCTTCATGCCAGAGGACACAGCCTCACTGTGATCCGAGGCAGCAACAGCTGGTGCATCCCCGAGGAGTCTCCTCTTTACACATCCATTACATTTCAAACGGATGAGAGTATGTCGAACGTCTTTTATGAGTACCTGCAGGAACAAATGAAG GTGCTGAGAGAAGGGGCGTCAATTCTAACTTCCATCAAAATCACAAAGGATTTCCTCTCCATGATGACTCAGGTTCATTCTAATTGGTATGGTGCCATCAGTCAATTATTAGATGATAAAAATATGGTCAAAAGATTAAGGGATGCCCAATATGATCTTGTTCTCACTGACCCGGGCATAGCACCAGGAGTTCTGTTAGCAAAGTATCTCAAACTGCCCCTGGTGCTAAATGTTCGGTGGATCCCCGGCGGAGACGGACAATTTGCCATAGCCCCCTCCCCACTCTCTTATATTCCAGTGCCAGGATCGGGTTTAACCTACAAAATGAATTTCATGCAGAGAATCAAGAACCTGTTTTTCTACGGCATCATATTGTTCCAGAACAAATTCTTGATCGGGCCAATCTTCGATGTTGCCTGCAGTAAATATATTGAGGGTGAATGTGACATCATGTCGATGCTTCAGGATGCAGACATATGGCTGTTCAGGTCAGACTTTGTGTTTGACTTCCCCCGGCCCACGATGCTGAATGTCATCTACATCGGAGGGTTCCAGTGCAAACCGGCCCAGCCTCTCCCAGCGGACCTGGAGCAGTTTGTTCAGAGTGCCGGCGAGCATGGTGTGATCATCATGACACTGGGAACCTTGGTGAACGCTTTACCCAAAGAGGCTGCAGATGAGATTGCCAGCGTCTTTGCCAAGATGCCTCAGAAG GTGATATGGCGACACAAAGGGGAGCGTCCCTCCACTTTGGGAAACAACACGCTCATCGTGGACTGGATGCCGCAGAGGGACCTCCTGGGTCACCCTCAGACCAAAGTCTTTGTAGCTCATGGAGGAACCAACGGAGTCCAGGAGGCCATTTACCACGGTGTGCCTGTGGTCGGCATACCCCTGTTCTTTGACCAGTTTGACAACCTTGTACGTttgaaggagagaggagctgcCAAAATCATTGAGCTGGGTGAACTTAATGGACAGAGTTTCGAACAGGTTCTTCAGGAAGTGCTCCTGCAGGACAGCTACAGACAGAACATGCAGAGACTGTCTAGCTTGCACAGAGATCAGGCAATAGCACCCATGGATCAGGCTATCTTCTGGGTGGAGTACGTGATCCGTCACAAAGGGGCAGCACACCTGCGTACAGAGGCTTATAAGATGCCCTGGTACTCGTACTACAGTTTAGATGTTCTGTTggtgttgctgactgctgcggctGCACTGCTGCTCTTTACTGTGGCTGTTTTCTGGTTACTATGCTGCAGAAATAGAAGGAAGGCTAAAGCTGAATga
- the LOC133019847 gene encoding UDP-glucuronosyltransferase 2C1-like, whose amino-acid sequence MSGCRQAELQLPLSSMGTMPLSRVCGILVLLSVGLISFPPPSHGGNILVFPIDGSHWINMKLLLEELHARGHSLTVIRGSNSWYIPEESPLYTSITTQMDESLENFFDDNLQEHMKALRDGASILASIKITKDFLSIITQVHSIWYGALTQLLDDENMVKRLRDAQYDLVLTDPAAAAGVLLAKYLQLPLVLNVRWIPSGDGQFAIAPSPLSYIPVPGSGLTDKMNFMQRIKNLFFYGIILFQNKFLIGPIYDVACSKYIEGECDIMSMLQDADIWLFRSDFVFDFPRPTMPNVIYIGGFQCKPAQPLPADLEQFVQSAGEHGVIIMTLGTLVNTLPKEAADEIASVFAKMPQKVIWRHKGERPSTLGNNTLIVDWMPQRDLLGHPQTKVFVAHGGTNGVQEAIYNGVPVVGIPLFFDQFDNLVRLKERGASKIIELGELNGQSFEQVLQEVLLQDSYRQNMQRLSSLHRDQAIAPMDQAIFWVEYVIRHKGAAHLRTEAYKMPWYSYYSLDVLLVLLTAAAALLLFTVAVFWLLCCRNRRKTKAKAE is encoded by the exons ATGTCAGGGTGCAGGCAGGCAGAACTACAGCTGCCACTCTCAAGCATGG GAACCATGCCCCTGTCTCGTGTCTGTGGAATATTGGTTCTCCTCAGCGTTGGTCTGATTTCCTTCCCCCCTCCTTCCCACGGAGGGAACATTCTGGTGTTCCCCATTGACGGCAGCCACTGGATCAACATGAAGCTCCTGCTGGAGGAGCTTCATGCCAGAGGACACAGCCTCACTGTGATCCGAGGCAGCAACAGCTGGTACATCCCAGAGGAATCTCCTCTTTACACATCCATTACAACTCAAATGGATGAGAGTCTGGAGAACTTCTTTGATGATAACCTGCAGGAACACATGAAG GCGCTGAGAGACGGGGCGTCAATTCTAGCTTCGATCAAAATCACAAAGGATTTCCTCTCCATAATAACTCAGGTTCATTCTATCTGGTATGGTGCCCTCACTCAATTATTAGATGATGAAAATATGGTCAAAAGATTAAGGGATGCCCAATATGATCTTGTTCTCACTGACCCGGCCGCAGCAGCAGGGGTTCTGTTAGCAAAGTATCTCCAACTGCCCCTGGTGCTAAATGTTCGGTGGATCCCCAGCGGAGACGGACAATTTGCCATAGCCCCCTCCCCACTCTCTTATATTCCAGTGCCAGGATCGGGTTTAACCGACAAAATGAATTTCATGCAGAGGATCAAGAACCTGTTTTTCTACGGCATCATATTGTTCCAGAACAAATTCTTGATCGGGCCAATCTATGATGTTGCCTGCAGTAAATATATTGAGGGTGAATGTGACATCATGTCGATGCTTCAGGATGCAGACATTTGGCTGTTCAGGTCagactttgtgtttgatttccCTCGGCCCACGATGCCGAACGTCATCTACATCGGAGGGTTCCAGTGCAAACCGGCCCAGCCTCTGCCAGCGGACCTGGAGCAGTTTGTTCAGAGCGCTGGCGAGCATGGTGTGATCATCATGACACTGGGAACCTTGGTGAACACTTTACCCAAAGAGGCTGCAGATGAGATTGCCAGCGTCTTTGCCAAGATGCCTCAGAAG GTGATATGGCGACACAAAGGGGAGCGTCCCTCCACTTTGGGAAACAACACGCTCATCGTGGACTGGATGCCGCAGAGGGACCTCCTGGGTCACCCTCAGACCAAAGTCTTTGTAGCTCATGGAGGAACCAACGGAGTCCAGGAGGCCATTTACAACGGTGTGCCTGTGGTCGGCATACCCCTGTTCTTTGACCAGTTTGACAACCTTGTACGTttgaaggagagaggagcttCCAAAATCATTGAGCTGGGTGAACTTAATGGACAGAGTTTCGAACAGGTTCTTCAGGAAGTGCTCCTGCAGGACAGCTACAGACAGAACATGCAGAGGCTGTCTAGCTTGCACAGAGATCAGGCAATAGCACCCATGGATCAGGCTATCTTCTGGGTGGAGTACGTGATCCGTCACAAAGGGGCAGCACACCTGCGTACAGAGGCTTATAAGATGCCCTGGTACTCGTACTACAGTTTAGATGTTCTGTTggtgttgctgactgctgcggctGCACTGCTGCTCTTTACTGTGGCTGTTTTCTGGTTACTATGCTGCAGAAATAGAAGGAAGACAAAAGCTAAAGCTGAATga